One region of Eleutherodactylus coqui strain aEleCoq1 chromosome 5, aEleCoq1.hap1, whole genome shotgun sequence genomic DNA includes:
- the SDSL gene encoding serine dehydratase-like codes for MDPQDEIPFHIVSPLKESLALSKLAGTQVLMKLENLQPVGSFKIRGIGHYCQKLAKKGCKKFVCSSGGNAGLAAAYACSKLGLLSTIVVPECTPQKIIHKLQELEAEVVVTGKVWDDADAYAHRLTEAPGSVYISPFNHPLLWEGHSSLILELKASLGNQKPGALVVAVGGGGLLAGLVEGIVKVGWSEVPIIAMETSGAHCLNAALQAGKSVTLPDITSIAKCLGAKTVCDRALECARKYKVISVTVDDRDAVQAVEMFLEDELMLVEAACGAALAAVYSGHIQRLQKEGKLEQLVGPLIMIVCGGSSISLSELQNFKSQLGMV; via the exons ATGGACCCCCAAGATGAAATCCCTTTTCACATTGTTAGTCCATTGAAGGAGAGTTTAGCTCTCTCCAAGCTGGCTGGTACCCAGGTACTAATGAAACTGGAGAACCTTCAACCAGTGGGGTCCTTCAAGATACGTGGCATAGGACACTACTGTCAGAAG ttgGCAAAAAAGGGATGCAAGAAATTTGTCTGCTCTTCAG GTGGGAATGCTGGATTAGCAGCAGCCTATGCCTGTAGTAAACTGGGGCTGCTCTCCACTATTGTAGTCCCAGAATGTACCCCTCAAAAAATCATACATAAACTGCAAGAACTGGAAGCAGAAGTGGTGGTAACTGGAAAG GTTTGGGATGATGCTGATGCGTATGCTCATCGCTTGACTGAAGCACCAGGCTCAGTATATATCTCTCCAtttaaccaccctctgctttg ggaaggccacTCCAGCCTTATACTTGAACTGAAAGCTTCTCTTGGGAATCAAAAACCAGGAGCTCTTGTGGTTGCAGTTGGAGGTGGAGGCCTCCTGGCTGGTTTGGTTGAAGGAATTGTCAAGGTGGGCTGGTCTGAGGTGCCCATTATTGCCATGGAGACATCGGGTGCTCATTGTCTTAATGCAGCCCTCCAGGCTGGGAAATCTGTGACACTACCAGACATTACTAG cattGCAAAGTGTCTAGGTGCAAAAACAGTATGTGACAGAGCACTGGAGTGTGCAAGAAAATACAAAGTCATCTCTGTGACTGTGGATGACAGAGATGCAGTGCAGGCAGTTGAGATGTTCTTGG AGGATGAACTGATGTTAGTAGAAGCTGCCTGTGGAGCTGCCCTTGCTGCAGTATATTCAGGACACATCCAGCGCTTGCAAAAGGAGGGCAAGTTGGAACAGTTAGTAGGGCCGTTGATAATGATAGTTTGTGGTGGAAGTTCAATAAGTCTATCTGAACTTCAAAATTTCAAATCCCAGCTGGGAATGGTTTAA